TGGGAACGGTGACGACATCGGCCATCGTGAACTCCGCGATCACCGCACGCCGGCCCAGCGGCTCCGGGAAGTCCCACTGCTGCTCCGGCAGCGGGGCGTCGTCGTGGTACTGCAGCGCACCGTCCGCGAAGCGCACCCGGCGGCCCCCGCGACGCTCGTGGGACACCGCGCCGGCCTCCCGGGTGCCCGCCGTGGGGCGCCAGCTGCTCAGCCCGTACGCGACGTGCACCACGTCCGCGGCGGTCGATCCCCCCATCGCCGCGGTCGCCAGCAGGTCGCCCAGCCCGCCGTAGAAGGCCATCGCCGGCACCACGGACGTACCGGCCTTCCGGGCCGCCTCCGCGTGCTCGGCGAACATCGCGGTGTTCGCCTCGATCTCCGCCGCGACGTCCAGGTACGGGATCCCCGCGCGCAGGGCCGCCTCCACGACCGGTCCCGCCGTCACCGCGAACGGCCCGGCGCAGTTGATGACGGCCGCCGCCCCGGCGAGGGCCCGGTCCAGCGCGTCCGCGTCGTCCACGGCGGCCGGCCGCACCACCACGTCCCCCCGCTCGGCCGCCAGTGCCTCCAGCCGGGCCGCGTCACGGCCGGAGACGATCGGCGCGAAGCCGCGCCGGCGCAGTTCGGCGACGACGAACCGGCCGGTGTGCCCGGTCGCCCCGTAGACCACGACCGCAGTGGCTTTATTCATGGTTCCCCCGCTCTCGATGTGCTGACGAGCCCAGTCTCGCCGCAGGCGGAAGTCGATCGTGATGGTCCGGAACGACATCACCCGTACACTTTCGGACATGCCCACCGTCGCGCTGCTGACTGCCGGTCACCTGCTGCACTTCGAGCTGGCCGTGGCCCACGAGATCTTCGGGAACCCGCCACGCGACGCCACGCGGGACTGGTACGAGGTCCTGCTCTGCGGTCCCGGGCCGGTGCGGGTCGGGCCCTTCACGGTCGAGCCCGCGCACGGGCTGGAGGCCGCGGCCGGAGCCGACACCGTGATCGTGCCGGCCCTGGCCGACATCGACGTCCCGCCGCCGCCCGAGCTGGTCGAGGCCGTACGGGCGGCCCACGCGGCGGGCGCCCGCGTCGCCTCCCTGTGCACCGGGGCGTTCGTACTCGGCGCCGCGGGCCTGCTGGACGGCCGTCGGGCCACCACCCACTGGGCCCACGCCGCGGAGCTGAGCGCCCGCCATCCCCGGGCCCTGGTCGACCCGGACGTGCTGTACACGGACAACGGCAGTGTGCTCACGGCCGCGGGCAAGGCCGCCGCCGTGGACCTCTGCCTGCACATGATCCACCTCGACCACGGCGCCGGCGTCGCCAACTCCGTCGCGCGCCGCCTCGTCGTACCCCCGCACCGGCCGGGCGGACAGGCCCAGTTCGTCGCCACGCCGGTACAGGTCGCCACCGGGGACCACAGCCTTGCCCACGTCCTCGCCTGGGCCCGGCAGCGGCTCGACCGGCCCCTGACGGTGACCGACATGGCGCGGAAGGCGAACACGAGCCCGCGCCACCTCGGACGGCAGTTCAGGGCGGTGGTCGGGCAGACACCCATCCAGTGGCTCCTCACCCAGCGCGTCCGCCGCGCCCAGGAGCTGCTGGAGGCCGGCGACGAGACCATCGAGGCGGTCGCCCTCGCCACGGGCATGGGCACGGCCACGACGCTGCGGCGCCAGTTCAAACGCATCGTCGGGGTACCGCCCGACACCTACCGGCGCTCGTTCCGCAGCGCAAAGCCGGGCTGACCGGTACGGATCGCAGGGCGTCTTCCGGCCAAACGCGCCGGGGTCACCGGAGGGCGTCGTACCGGCCGTGTCAGTCGCTCGCGCTAGTGTGCGTACGTGAACTCTCATGTCGTCATAGGTTTCGGGCCCGCCGGTGCCGCCACTGCGCGGCTGCTGGCCGAACAGGGCCATTCAGTAAGGGTCGTCACCACTTCGGGCCGGGCCCCGGAGCCCGGCATCGAACACGTCGCGCTGGACGCCAGGGACAGCGAGCGGCTGACCGAGGTGACGAAGGGCGCGGCCGCGATCTACCACTGCGCCGCGCCGCCCTACCACCGCTGGGTGAGCGAGTGGCCGCCGCTGGCCTCGTCGGTGTGCGCGGCGGCCGAGGCCACCGGCGCCGTCCTGGTCCTGCTGGGCAACCTCTACGGGTACGGTCCCGTGGACGTCCCCATGACCGAGCAGCTGCCGCTCGCGGCGACCGGCCCCAAGGGGCGGGTGCGCGCGGCCGTCTGGGAGCAGGCGCGCACACTCCACGAGCAGGGGCGCGTCAAGGCGGTCGAGGTGCGGGCCTCCGACTTCTTCGGGCCCGGCGTGACCGACGGCGGGCACCTGGCCGCCCGGGTGGTGCCCCCGCTGCTGCGCGCCAAGCCGGTCTCCACCCTCGGGAACCCGGACGCCCCGCACAGCTGGACCTATCTCCCCGACGTGGCCAGGGCCCTGGTCGAGGTCGCCGGCGAGGAACGGGCCTGGGGCCGGCCCTGGCACGTCCCGACGCAGCCGGCGCTGTCCGTCCGGGAGATGGCCGGCCGGCTGGCCGCCGAGGCGGGAACCGGGCCGGTCGTGGTGCGCGGGCTGCCGTCGGCCGTGCTGGCCGTCGGATCGCTCTTCTCCCCGCTGCTGCGCGAACTCAAGGAGATCCGCTACCAGTTCGACCGCCCCTTCGTGGTCGACTCGAGCGCCTACGAAGCCGCGTTCTCGGTACGGGCCACCCCCGTCGGTGAACAGGTGGGCGCGACCGTCGACTGGTGGCGCGAGCGCCTGGCGGCCTCGGGACGAGATCAGTGACGCGCGACGACATAGCCGTCGTCGGGATGGCGTGCAGGTTCCCCGGAGCGCGCGATGTGAACCAGTACTGGCGGCTCCTGACGGACCCGCAACCGCAGTTCTCCGGCGTTCCCGACTCCCGGTGGCGCTCCGCCGCCTTCCTCAGCGACGACTTCCGCGACACCTCGGCGGCCTATACGGACACCATGGCGCTGCTGCCGGACGTGGACCGCTTCGACGCGGCGCACTACGGCATCCCGCCGCGGCGGGCCCGGGCGATGGATCCGCAGCACCGGCTGCTGATCGACCTCGCCCGTGAGGCGATCCAGGACGCGGGGTGGGAGGCCGACGGCTTCGACCGCGAGGAGACCTCGGTGATCACGGCGCTCACCGAGAGCGGCTACCGCCAGCTCAGCACCATGCAGATCCGGATGCGCCAGCTCGCCGGCGGCGAGTTCGGGGCGAGGGCCACCGACCCCGCGTGGCGGGAGACGGTCCGCGCGGTCGACGGGCTGCACGGCACGTCCGCGGCCGGGCTCCTGCTCAACATGGGGCCGAACACCATCAGCTCGGTCTTCGACCTGCACGGCGAGAGCTACGCGCTGGACTCGGCGTGCTCCGGCGGTCTCATGGCCGTGGCCAACGCCGTGCACGCACTGCGCGCGGGCCGCTCCCGCATCGCCCTCGCGGGCGGCGCCCAGCTGGTCCTCACTCCCGACCTGCTGGTGGGGCTGTGCCGGATCGGCGCCATCTCGCGCAGCGGCCGGTGCCTGCCCTTCGGCGCGAAGTCCGACGGCTTCGTCCTCGGCGAGGGCGCCGGGGTCCTGGTGCTGCGGCCGCTCTCCGACGCCCTGGCGGCCGGCGACCGGGTCTACGCGGTGATCCGCGGCGTGGGAACGGCCAACGACGGGACCGTACAGGGCGGAATGCACCCCCAGGCGGCCGGCCAGCTCCGCGCCCTGCGCCGGGCCTACCGGGACGCGGACCTGTCCCCGGCCGCGGTGGGCTACCTGGAGGCGCACGGCACCGGGACCAACGTCGGCGACCCCGTCGAACTCGCCGTCCTGCGCGAACTGCGCGGCGAGGAGGCCGAGCCGGCCTTCCTCGGCGCGGTGAAGGCCGTGGTCGGGCACTCGCTCAACTCCGCGGGCCTGGCCGGGCTGATCAAGTCGGTACTGGCCGTGCAGCGCGGGGTGATACCGCCGCAGCCGGTCTTCGACCTGGCCGACGGCTCCCTGCTCGACGCCGCGCGGCTGACCGTCCCCACGGCGCCGACCCCGTGGCCGGCGAGCGGCGGACCGCGGCGGGCCGGCGTCAGCGCCTTCGGCTTCGGCGGCACTGGCGTCCACCTGGTGGTGGAGGAACACCCCACGGCGCCGGCCCCGCGGCCGGACCGGACCGGGGGGCCGCACGTGCTGGTCCTCAGCGCCCGCGACCGGGAGGGGCTGGCCCGCTACGCCCGGGAACTGGCGCACACCATCGCCGAGGACCGGCCGTCGCCGGCCGCGGTGGCGGACACCCTGGCCCGCCGGGCCCCCCTCGCGCAGCGCCTCACCCTGGTGGTGGAGGACGCCGCCGACGCCGCCGCGAAGCTGGCCGAGGCGGCCGCGGCCGTGGAGGCGGGCGGGGCCACCGACCCCGGGCCGGAGCTTTCCGCGGTGCCAGGGGAGCGCATGCCCCCCTGCACGCTGCCGCCGAGCCCGCTCGCCCCGCGCCGCCACTGGGTCGTGGACGAGTCGGCGCTCGAGGCGCCCGCTTCGGACGGACGGGCGGACCTGTCCGTGGCGGGGCCGACGGCAGCAGCCGTGGCGGCCCCCGTCGACGGGGAGTCCGCCGCGACCGTCGTGCTCGAAGAGGTGTCGCGCGCCGGGGTCTTCCCGCTCTCGGACCTGAACGCCGCCATGACCCTCGTGACCGATCTCGGCTTCGACTCCCTGATGCTCCAGGAGCTGGAAGTCAACATCGGCAAGCGGATACCGGGCTTCCGGGCCACGGAGCTGTTCACGCCCGAACTCACCATCGGCCGGCTGATCGCGCTGGCCGGTCCCGGCGCCGCCGAAACGGCGGCCCCCGCCGTCCTGCTGTTCCCCGCCGGACCGCCTCCCCAGGAGCCGGTGCCCCAGCAGGCGGTGCCCCAGTGGGACATGGAGAGCGCGAGCGTCGACGAGTTCCCGGAGGTGGCCCTGTTCGAGCAGCGGCTGGGCTCGATCACCGGCAGTGCGGCGGGCTCCCCGTACTTCCGGGTCCACGAGGGCAACATCCGCGACACCACGGTGATCGGGGGCCGTGCGTACCTGTCCTTCGGCAGCTACAACTACCTCGGCATCTCCGGGCACCCGGCGGTCAACGAGGCCGTGCACGAGGCCGTGGACCGGTACGGCACCTCGGTCTCCGCGAGCCGGGTGCTCTCCGGCGAACGGGACCTGACGGTCCGGCTGGAGCGGGCCCTGGCCGAGTTCCTCGGCGTCGGGGACTGCCTGACGCTGGTGAGCGGCCACGCCACCAACGTCACCGCGATAGGGCACCTGGTCGGCCCCGGGGACCTCGTGGTGCACGACGCGCTCGCCCACGACAGCATCCTCCAGGGCTGCGCCCTGTCCGGCGCGGCGCGACGTCCCTTCGCGCACAACGACATGGGCCAGCTGGAACGCATGCTGAGGCTCAACCGGTCCCGCTTCCGGCGGGTGCTGATCGCCGTCGAGGGCGCCTACAGCATGGACGGCGACCTCGTCGACCTGCCGGCCGTGATCGAGCTGAAGAAGCGTTACGGCGCCCTGCTGATGGTGGACGAGGCGCACAGCATCGGCACGGTGGGCGAACACGGCCGGGGCGTCGGCGAGGTCTACGGCGTCGACCGCTCCGACGTGGACCTGTGGATGGGCACCCTCTCCAAGGCCTTCGCCAGCTGCGGCGGATACCTCGGCGGCTCGGCCCGGATGGTGCGCTGGCTGCGCCACACGCTCCCCGGCTTCGTCTACAGCGTCGGCCTGACCCCGGCCAACGCGGCCGCCGCGCTGGCCGCCACCGAGCTGATCACCGCGGAACCGCACCGGGTCCGCGCGCTGAGACGGAACTCCGAGCTCTTCCTCGGCCTGGCGGCCTCGGCCGGCCTGGCGACGGGCTCCAGCGCCGGCACTCCGATCGTGCCGTGCATTCTGGGGGACTCGGCGAAGACCCTGCGCGTCGCGGGCGCGCTCTTCGACCGGGGCGTCGTAGCCGATCCGATCTTCCACCCCGCCGTGGAGGAGGGGCTGTCGCGGCTGCGGTTCTTCATCACCAGCGAACACCGCGAGGACGACATCCGCCGGGCCGTCTCCCTCCTGGCCGAGGAGGTGGCTTCCCCCGGGGACTGAGTGGCCGGCCGAGCGGGCCGGCCGAGCGGGCTGCATCCTCAGATCAGGGTGCGTTCGATCCGGCTGAGCGTGGCGCTCTTCCCGGGATGGCAGCCCTCGCCCGCTTCCGCGTCCGGGGCCGCGCCGTGCCGCTGCTCGGCGTTGCCCATCCGCTGGGAGAGCAGGTAGGCGATGATCTCCGCCTCCTGCTCCTGGACGTCGTCGTAGGTCGCGCGCAGGAGCATGTCCCGTACGAGGTCGGGGTCGAGGTCGGGGAAGAGGAGGCGGGCGGCCGCCTCGTCCAGCCCGCCGGCCCCGCGATGGCAGCAGATGATGTGGCCCAGCTCGTGCAAGATGATGTGCTCCTGATGCGCGCTGGTGGTGTTGGCGTCGTAGAAGATCAGGTCCTCGTCGCGGGCGGCGACCCACATGCCGCAGGGATGCGACGAGGGCATCTGCATCGGGACCAGGATGATCGGACGGTCGCGCACCTCGCCGAGGTGGCGGCAGAGTTCGGCCACGTCGGTCGCCTCGGGGAGGTCGAGCTCGGCGATCCGCCGGACACCGGCCTTCCGGAGCTTCTTGAGCTGGGTGCGACGGTCCTGGTCGGCCGCCCGCTCCTTCCAGACGCCCCTCATTCGGGCTCGGAGGAGTCGTTGACGGGCGGCAGGCCCTGCATCTGCCGGTACTGGTCCATGATGGCCGTGATGGCCTGGAGGTTCTCCTTCTTCATGCCGGCGGCCCGCATCGCCACGGCGCGGACGCCGGACTGGCGCAGCGCCTCGATGGCGGCGACCTGGCTGAGCACCGACTCGGCGACCTTGTCGTCGAAGAAGTAGGCGACCGAGACGCCGAAGAAACGGGCGAGGGCGGCCAGGAGGTCGGGCGAGGGGTTGGAGCGCTTCCCGGTCCGGAGCTGCGACAGGTACACACCCCCGACCTTGAGTTCGGGGTTGGCCCGCTTCAGTTCCTCCGCCACCTCGGCATTGGTCCAGTGCTTGCCCTTGGGGCGGATGGTCTTGAAGAGGTCGTCGAGGCGCACTGCGAGCAGGGGCCGGTCGCCGGCCTCGGTCTCAGTCTCGGTCATGGTGATTCTTCCTCCCGTCACCTCCTCGGTATAGCCCTTGGCTATACGTCAGTTTCACAGATTAGCGGTTAGTTGACAATTGGCCTGGACTCCGCCAACGTTGGGTCTCGCCGATAGCTGGTAGCTAACTCGACTCACGGGGGTTTGTGGGGTTGGCCGCTGGTGAAAAACGGACTGGCCCGGCCCTCGGGGGATGGGCCGGGCCAGTCCGGGCGGTGGCCACCCGTCCTGCCCCGTGCAGAGACGGGGGGTGACGGGGGAGGTCCCGCCCGGTTTGACGGGGGATGCAAACCGGGCGGGAGCTTCAACTCGCGGTGCCGAGCTTACTGTAGGCGGCCGCGACTTTGGTGAGCCAGGCGACCTCCGCCGTGAAGTTGTCGGTGTCGCGGTCGTCGAAGTCGCCGGCGTCCTTGTTGTCGTGCGGGACGGTACCGGTCCGCTTGGCGATCAGGGCCTGCTTGATCTGCGCCGCCTCCGTGAACGCCTGCCGCGACTCCTCGCTGGCCTCCTTGCCCGGACCGTCGGCGCCGGGGGCGGTGCGGTCGATGTACGGGCGCAAGTCCCGCCAGCCGTCCCGTATCTCCACGACCCGCCGGTGCAGGCGGTAGTCCAGGTCGGAGACCGAGGCGCCCGGCGGCTCCAGGGCGATGTCCGGGGAGGACTCGTACAGGTCCCGCCAGAGCGGGTAGAGCGCCCGGTAGGACCGGTAGCTGCGGGCCCACTCCAGGAGCCTGGTGGCCGAGGGGCCCCAGGAGGAGTTGGTCAGGCTCAGCGAGAGGATGACGATGCCCGTCGCGCTGAAGATGTTCGAGGCGAGCTTCCAGACGCCGATGTCGACCCCGGCCGCCGCCGTCAGGATGTTGACCGTCCTCGCCGAGCAGTACAGGAAGAGGACCACCGCGGCGACGGACAGCATCCGCAGCGCCTGCCGCAGCGAGGCGTTGTCGGTCATCCGGGCGTAGGGCCCGCACTGGCGGAAGATCGTCACGCACGGGATCGCCTGGGACACGATGAAGGCCAGCAGGTACGTCAGCACCAGCGGCTGACCGCTGCCCGTGTCGAAGTCCGTGGCCGGCCGGCCGGGGCCGTCGGCGAGCAGGAACAGGGCCGTCAGGAGCACGTTGAGGGCGATGCCGGTGTACAGCCAGTAGCGGGCCTTGCGGAGCGCCTCCTCGTCGGCGTCCGCCCACTTCAGCAGGATGATCTGCGCGCTCACGCAGAAGGCGACCGCCGCCAGGTGCATGCAGAGGATGGCCAGGTTGCCGACGCCCAGGAAGGTCCCGCCCCCCATGGCGACGGCGCCCATCGTGAAGGTGAGGCACTGGAGCAGCAGGGTGGTGATCAGCGCGCGGTAGGCGCTGTCCTTCCAGCTGCGCCGTGCCTGGCACAGCCGGTAGACGAGCGCCGCGTACGAGGAGAGCGCCGCTATGACGAAGCAGAGGGTTCTGATGGTGTTCACGTCCGGATTTTCTGCAAGTGCCGCCTGTGGGGCGGACGGTTCAGTCGGTCTTCTCGCCCAGCGGGACCTCGAGCCCGATGCTCTCGGCCGCCACGGCGATGGCGTAGTCGAAGAACGCGGACTCGTCGCTGACGCTGTCGTGGGTGCGGCTGAAGACCTGGAAGACGAGGAGCCCGATCAGATTGCTCCACAGGACGATGCCGCGCTCGATGATGTCCGAGAACGGAGCCTCGGGCACACCCCCGAAGGCCTCCACGGCCGCCGGCAGGAGCAGTGGCGGGCCGGTCACCGTCCGCCGGGGCGGAGTGAGCTCACCGCCCTCCAGGGCGGCCCGTACGATGCCCGCGAGCACGGCGGGCGTGCGCGAGGCGGGCGGGACCGTCTCCTGCGGGGCGTGGTAGTCCGGTACGGGCGAGCCGTAGATCAGCGTGAACTCGGCGGGGTTGTCGAAGGACCACCGCCGCAGCGCGCGGGTGGCCGCGAGGAGGCGCGCACCCGCCGGAGCCCCCTCGTCCCGGGCGGCCCCGTCGGCCCGCTCCATCGCGGCGCCGGACGCGTTGTATGCGTCGATGACCAGGGCGGTCAGCAGGTCGTCCCGGTGCGGGAAAACGGCTTCCACGGCGGTGACGGCAAGACCGCTCTCCTGCGCCACGGCGTCCAGGGACAGGCCTGCGGCGCCCAGCTTCGCCAGCTGCTGACGCGCGCCGTCCTTGATCAGGGTCGCCGGGTCCTGGTGACCGGCATTCGAACTGGTTGCGGAAACGTCCATGCCGGAACCGTACCCGCCGCATGACAACTGCCGTGAGCGCGGCCTCCCGAGCACCCCGGCCGGGCGCTGCGATCCGGCCACCCGTAACCCCGGCCACCCGTAACCCCGGCCGCCCGTAGCCCCGGCCCGCCGAACCCCGTCAGCGGGCCGCCGTCGGGGCCGGACACCGGGGGAGTGCCGGGCGGTCCTTCGTCCGTACGGCCGGCAGCCAGGCCCGCACCCGTGCGTCCCCGTCGGCCAGGCGGACGCGGAACCACAGGGTGGACCGCAGGCCCGACTCGTCGATGACGGCTTCGCCGTGCGCCAGCTGGCAGTCGGCCTCGAGGGGGTCGCCGTGCCACACCCGGGCCGGCGCCACGTTCTCGGCGGTGTAGGGCCGCACGGGGTCCACCGCCAGGCCGAGACTGCACTGC
The Streptomyces sp. NBC_00091 genome window above contains:
- a CDS encoding saccharopine dehydrogenase NADP-binding domain-containing protein; the encoded protein is MNKATAVVVYGATGHTGRFVVAELRRRGFAPIVSGRDAARLEALAAERGDVVVRPAAVDDADALDRALAGAAAVINCAGPFAVTAGPVVEAALRAGIPYLDVAAEIEANTAMFAEHAEAARKAGTSVVPAMAFYGGLGDLLATAAMGGSTAADVVHVAYGLSSWRPTAGTREAGAVSHERRGGRRVRFADGALQYHDDAPLPEQQWDFPEPLGRRAVIAEFTMADVVTVPSHLDVSEVRTYMAVEAARDLAAADTPAPEAVDALGRSDQTFVVDVVVGAGGVERRAIARGQDIYAVTAPLVVEAVQRILDGRTRTTGLASAGAMFDAADFLRALAPHVTVELPH
- a CDS encoding GlxA family transcriptional regulator, which codes for MPTVALLTAGHLLHFELAVAHEIFGNPPRDATRDWYEVLLCGPGPVRVGPFTVEPAHGLEAAAGADTVIVPALADIDVPPPPELVEAVRAAHAAGARVASLCTGAFVLGAAGLLDGRRATTHWAHAAELSARHPRALVDPDVLYTDNGSVLTAAGKAAAVDLCLHMIHLDHGAGVANSVARRLVVPPHRPGGQAQFVATPVQVATGDHSLAHVLAWARQRLDRPLTVTDMARKANTSPRHLGRQFRAVVGQTPIQWLLTQRVRRAQELLEAGDETIEAVALATGMGTATTLRRQFKRIVGVPPDTYRRSFRSAKPG
- a CDS encoding NAD-dependent epimerase/dehydratase family protein, with product MNSHVVIGFGPAGAATARLLAEQGHSVRVVTTSGRAPEPGIEHVALDARDSERLTEVTKGAAAIYHCAAPPYHRWVSEWPPLASSVCAAAEATGAVLVLLGNLYGYGPVDVPMTEQLPLAATGPKGRVRAAVWEQARTLHEQGRVKAVEVRASDFFGPGVTDGGHLAARVVPPLLRAKPVSTLGNPDAPHSWTYLPDVARALVEVAGEERAWGRPWHVPTQPALSVREMAGRLAAEAGTGPVVVRGLPSAVLAVGSLFSPLLRELKEIRYQFDRPFVVDSSAYEAAFSVRATPVGEQVGATVDWWRERLAASGRDQ
- a CDS encoding aminotransferase class I/II-fold pyridoxal phosphate-dependent enzyme — its product is MTRDDIAVVGMACRFPGARDVNQYWRLLTDPQPQFSGVPDSRWRSAAFLSDDFRDTSAAYTDTMALLPDVDRFDAAHYGIPPRRARAMDPQHRLLIDLAREAIQDAGWEADGFDREETSVITALTESGYRQLSTMQIRMRQLAGGEFGARATDPAWRETVRAVDGLHGTSAAGLLLNMGPNTISSVFDLHGESYALDSACSGGLMAVANAVHALRAGRSRIALAGGAQLVLTPDLLVGLCRIGAISRSGRCLPFGAKSDGFVLGEGAGVLVLRPLSDALAAGDRVYAVIRGVGTANDGTVQGGMHPQAAGQLRALRRAYRDADLSPAAVGYLEAHGTGTNVGDPVELAVLRELRGEEAEPAFLGAVKAVVGHSLNSAGLAGLIKSVLAVQRGVIPPQPVFDLADGSLLDAARLTVPTAPTPWPASGGPRRAGVSAFGFGGTGVHLVVEEHPTAPAPRPDRTGGPHVLVLSARDREGLARYARELAHTIAEDRPSPAAVADTLARRAPLAQRLTLVVEDAADAAAKLAEAAAAVEAGGATDPGPELSAVPGERMPPCTLPPSPLAPRRHWVVDESALEAPASDGRADLSVAGPTAAAVAAPVDGESAATVVLEEVSRAGVFPLSDLNAAMTLVTDLGFDSLMLQELEVNIGKRIPGFRATELFTPELTIGRLIALAGPGAAETAAPAVLLFPAGPPPQEPVPQQAVPQWDMESASVDEFPEVALFEQRLGSITGSAAGSPYFRVHEGNIRDTTVIGGRAYLSFGSYNYLGISGHPAVNEAVHEAVDRYGTSVSASRVLSGERDLTVRLERALAEFLGVGDCLTLVSGHATNVTAIGHLVGPGDLVVHDALAHDSILQGCALSGAARRPFAHNDMGQLERMLRLNRSRFRRVLIAVEGAYSMDGDLVDLPAVIELKKRYGALLMVDEAHSIGTVGEHGRGVGEVYGVDRSDVDLWMGTLSKAFASCGGYLGGSARMVRWLRHTLPGFVYSVGLTPANAAAALAATELITAEPHRVRALRRNSELFLGLAASAGLATGSSAGTPIVPCILGDSAKTLRVAGALFDRGVVADPIFHPAVEEGLSRLRFFITSEHREDDIRRAVSLLAEEVASPGD
- a CDS encoding toxin encodes the protein MRGVWKERAADQDRRTQLKKLRKAGVRRIAELDLPEATDVAELCRHLGEVRDRPIILVPMQMPSSHPCGMWVAARDEDLIFYDANTTSAHQEHIILHELGHIICCHRGAGGLDEAAARLLFPDLDPDLVRDMLLRATYDDVQEQEAEIIAYLLSQRMGNAEQRHGAAPDAEAGEGCHPGKSATLSRIERTLI
- a CDS encoding helix-turn-helix domain-containing protein encodes the protein MTETETEAGDRPLLAVRLDDLFKTIRPKGKHWTNAEVAEELKRANPELKVGGVYLSQLRTGKRSNPSPDLLAALARFFGVSVAYFFDDKVAESVLSQVAAIEALRQSGVRAVAMRAAGMKKENLQAITAIMDQYRQMQGLPPVNDSSEPE
- a CDS encoding MAB_1171c family putative transporter, which encodes MNTIRTLCFVIAALSSYAALVYRLCQARRSWKDSAYRALITTLLLQCLTFTMGAVAMGGGTFLGVGNLAILCMHLAAVAFCVSAQIILLKWADADEEALRKARYWLYTGIALNVLLTALFLLADGPGRPATDFDTGSGQPLVLTYLLAFIVSQAIPCVTIFRQCGPYARMTDNASLRQALRMLSVAAVVLFLYCSARTVNILTAAAGVDIGVWKLASNIFSATGIVILSLSLTNSSWGPSATRLLEWARSYRSYRALYPLWRDLYESSPDIALEPPGASVSDLDYRLHRRVVEIRDGWRDLRPYIDRTAPGADGPGKEASEESRQAFTEAAQIKQALIAKRTGTVPHDNKDAGDFDDRDTDNFTAEVAWLTKVAAAYSKLGTAS
- a CDS encoding TetR-like C-terminal domain-containing protein; protein product: MDVSATSSNAGHQDPATLIKDGARQQLAKLGAAGLSLDAVAQESGLAVTAVEAVFPHRDDLLTALVIDAYNASGAAMERADGAARDEGAPAGARLLAATRALRRWSFDNPAEFTLIYGSPVPDYHAPQETVPPASRTPAVLAGIVRAALEGGELTPPRRTVTGPPLLLPAAVEAFGGVPEAPFSDIIERGIVLWSNLIGLLVFQVFSRTHDSVSDESAFFDYAIAVAAESIGLEVPLGEKTD